One Stegostoma tigrinum isolate sSteTig4 chromosome 22, sSteTig4.hap1, whole genome shotgun sequence DNA segment encodes these proteins:
- the LOC125463679 gene encoding somatostatin receptor type 2-like: MSRDIPGQLAAEWSLETYEGVNVSTEMPWNSSQNSSTTGKPSVDMSGSVLLPLIYFVVCVLGLSGNTLVMYVILRYAKMKTVTNIYILNLAIADELFMVALPFFAIQAALAHWPFGQAACRVLMTLDGINQFTSIFCLTVMSIDRYLAVVHPITSSKWRKPRLAKLVNGAVWLISLLVILPIMIYAAVQTRNGRSSCTITWPSQNPSWYTAFGVYTFALGFFLPLTIICLCYLLIIIKVKASGIRVGSSKRKKSERKVTRMVSIVVAVFVFCWLPFYIFNFLPLAVDVKPTLAMKGFYEFVVVLSYANSCANPILYAFLSDNFKKSFQNVLCLKKVSGLDEADRSDSRQDKSRLQDITETQRTLLNGDDLQTSI, encoded by the coding sequence atgtcTCGGGATATCCCGGGCCAGCTGGCGGCCGAATGGTCGCTGGAGACTTACGAAGGGGTCAATGTGTCCACGGAGATGCCTTGGAACTCCAGCCAGAACTCCAGCACAACCGGGAAGCCGAGTGTGGATATGAGCGGCAGTGTGCTGCTGCCTCTGATCTACTTTGTGGTGTGTGTGCTGGGACTGAGCGGTAACACCCTGGTTATGTATGTCATCCTGCGCTACGCCAAGATGAAGACGGTTACTAACATCTACATCCTGAACCTAGCCATCGCCGACGAGCTCTTCATGGTAGCCCTGCCTTTCTTCGCCATCCAGGCGGCTCTGGCCCACTGGCCGTTCGGTCAGGCCGCCTGCCGGGTGCTGATGACTCTGGATGGCATTAACCAGTTCACCAGCATCTTCTGCCTTACGGTGATGAGTATAGACCGCTACCTGGCCGTGGTGCACCCCATCACTTCGTCCAAGTGGCGCAAACCCCGGCTGGCCAAGCTGGTAAATGGGGCAGTGTGGCTCATCTCGCTGCTggtcattctgcccatcatgATCTACGCGGCGGTGCAGACCCGCAATGGCAGGAGTAGCTGCACCATTACGTGGCCCAGCCAGAACCCGAGCTGGTACACGGCCTTTGGCGTCTACACTTTCGCCCTGGGTTTCTTCCTGCCCCTCACCATCATCTGCCTGTGCTACCTACTCATCATCATTAAGGTCAAAGCCTCGGGAATCCGCGTGGGATCCTCCAAGCGCAAGAAATCCGAGCGGAAGGTCACCCGCATGGTCTCCATCGTGGTCGCTGTCTTCGTCTTCTGCTGGCTGCCCTTCTACATCTTCAACTTCCTCCCCCTGGCTGTCGATGTGAAGCCCACCCTGGCCATGAAAGGCTTCTACGAGTTCGTGGTGGTCCTCTCCTACGCCAACAGCTGCGCCAACCCCATCCTGTACGCCTTTCTCTCCGACAATTTCAAGAAGAGTTTCCAGAACGTGCTGTGCCTGAAGAAGGTGAGCGGTCTGGACGAGGCGGACCGCAGCGACAGCCGCCAGGATAAATCCCGGCTCCAAGATATCACCGAGACCCAGAGAACTCTGCTCAATGGCGATGACCTGCAGACCAGTATCTAA